In the genome of Streptacidiphilus rugosus AM-16, one region contains:
- a CDS encoding TetR/AcrR family transcriptional regulator — MSTGSGGRREQTRQKLFVAAQQLIAEQGFSATTVDEIAERAGVAKGTVYYNFKNKNDLFEELLRHGVGLLTASLREASASRAGEPVEQVDAMVRAGLAFIEQYRAFARLLLSELWRTNRAWQETLTLLREDAVAVVRAALDDAVTAGELRPDLDTGLVAAAVFGMVLVVALDWLTFQPERTLDDVHGVLSAMVRVHFTQAG; from the coding sequence ATGAGCACGGGCAGCGGCGGGCGCCGCGAGCAGACCAGGCAGAAGCTGTTCGTCGCGGCGCAGCAGCTGATCGCCGAACAGGGCTTCTCGGCGACCACGGTGGACGAGATCGCCGAGCGCGCCGGGGTCGCCAAGGGCACCGTCTACTACAACTTCAAGAACAAGAACGACCTGTTCGAGGAGTTGCTGCGGCACGGCGTCGGCCTGCTCACCGCCTCGCTGCGGGAGGCGTCCGCCTCCCGCGCGGGCGAGCCGGTCGAGCAGGTGGACGCCATGGTCCGCGCGGGCCTGGCCTTCATCGAGCAGTACCGCGCCTTCGCCCGGCTGCTGCTCTCGGAGCTGTGGCGGACCAACCGCGCCTGGCAGGAGACGCTCACGCTGCTGCGCGAGGACGCGGTGGCGGTGGTCCGAGCGGCGCTGGACGACGCGGTGACGGCGGGCGAGCTGCGTCCGGACCTGGACACCGGGCTGGTGGCCGCGGCGGTCTTCGGCATGGTGCTGGTGGTCGCCCTGGACTGGCTCACCTTCCAGCCCGAGCGCACCCTGGACGACGTCCACGGAGTTCTGTCGGCGATGGTGCGCGTGCACTTCACCCAAGCGGGGTAA
- a CDS encoding response regulator has translation MTTVLIVDDQPLQRMGFRMLLESSPETTVVGEAAHGAEAVRQAAELRPDVVLMDIRMPGMDGIEATRRIVAAGDRSRVLVLTTFDLDEYAYGALRAGASGFLLKDARPEELLAGIRAVAGGDAVVAPAMTRRLLEAFAAQGGAPREPETDPRLAALSQREREVLVDIGQGLTNSEIAAHLVLSESTVKTHVSRVLAKIGARDRVHAVIIAYDAGLARPA, from the coding sequence GTGACCACCGTGCTGATCGTCGACGACCAGCCGCTGCAGCGGATGGGCTTCCGGATGCTGCTGGAGAGCAGCCCGGAGACCACCGTCGTCGGCGAGGCCGCACACGGCGCCGAGGCCGTGCGGCAGGCTGCCGAACTGCGGCCCGACGTGGTGCTGATGGACATCAGGATGCCCGGGATGGACGGCATCGAGGCCACCCGCAGGATCGTCGCGGCGGGTGACCGTTCCCGAGTGCTGGTGCTGACCACCTTCGACCTGGACGAGTACGCCTACGGCGCGCTGCGGGCGGGCGCCAGCGGCTTCCTGCTCAAGGACGCGCGGCCGGAGGAACTGCTGGCCGGCATCCGCGCGGTGGCCGGCGGGGACGCGGTGGTCGCGCCCGCGATGACGCGAAGGCTGCTGGAGGCGTTCGCCGCCCAGGGCGGCGCGCCCCGCGAACCGGAGACGGACCCCCGCCTCGCCGCGCTGTCGCAGCGTGAGCGCGAGGTACTGGTGGACATCGGGCAGGGGCTGACGAACAGTGAGATCGCCGCGCATCTGGTGCTGTCGGAGTCGACCGTGAAGACGCACGTCAGTCGGGTTCTGGCCAAGATCGGCGCGCGCGACCGCGTCCACGCCGTCATCATCGCCTACGACGCCGGCCTCGCCCGCCCTGCCTGA
- a CDS encoding ATP-binding cassette domain-containing protein: MIEIQHLIKRYGDKTAVDGLNFTVKPGVVTGFLGPNGAGKSTTMRMILGLDAPTSGSVTVNGKRYAQHAAPLQEVGALLEAKSIHPGRSAYHHLLSLALTHGIPRRRVDEVIDLAGLGKVAKKRAGAFSLGMGQRLGIAAALLGDPQTIMLDEPVNGLDPEGVLWIRNLLTGLAAEGRTVFVSSHLMSEMALTATDLIIVGRGRLLADTTVADFIEQSGGDSVKVVSADSARLRELLLGPDVTVTGEAGSETLIVNGLTAREIGQRAADAAVAVYELTPQAVSLEEAFMALTGDTVEYRSNGSVAA, from the coding sequence GTGATCGAGATCCAGCATCTGATCAAGCGCTACGGCGACAAGACCGCCGTCGACGGTCTGAACTTCACCGTCAAGCCCGGCGTGGTCACCGGCTTCCTCGGCCCGAACGGGGCCGGGAAGTCCACCACCATGCGCATGATTCTCGGGCTGGACGCGCCCACCAGCGGCAGCGTGACCGTCAACGGCAAGCGCTACGCCCAGCACGCCGCGCCGCTCCAGGAGGTCGGCGCGCTGCTGGAGGCGAAGTCCATCCACCCCGGCCGTTCGGCCTACCACCACCTGCTGTCGCTCGCGCTGACGCACGGCATCCCGCGCCGCCGGGTGGACGAGGTCATCGACCTCGCCGGGCTCGGCAAGGTCGCCAAGAAGCGGGCGGGCGCGTTCTCGCTCGGCATGGGTCAGCGTCTCGGCATCGCCGCCGCGCTGCTCGGCGACCCGCAGACGATCATGCTGGACGAGCCGGTCAACGGTCTCGACCCCGAGGGTGTCCTGTGGATCCGCAACCTGCTCACCGGCCTCGCGGCCGAGGGCAGGACCGTCTTCGTCTCCTCGCACCTGATGAGCGAGATGGCGCTGACCGCCACCGACCTGATCATCGTCGGCCGGGGCAGGCTGCTCGCCGACACCACCGTCGCCGACTTCATCGAGCAGTCGGGCGGCGACAGCGTCAAGGTCGTCTCCGCCGACTCCGCGCGCCTGCGCGAGCTGCTGCTCGGCCCGGACGTCACCGTCACCGGCGAGGCCGGCTCGGAGACGCTGATCGTCAACGGCCTGACGGCCCGCGAGATCGGACAGCGCGCGGCGGACGCCGCCGTCGCCGTCTACGAGCTGACCCCCCAGGCGGTCTCCCTCGAGGAGGCGTTCATGGCGCTGACCGGGGACACCGTCGAGTACCGGAGCAACGGGAGTGTGGCCGCATGA
- a CDS encoding ABC transporter permease, which translates to MSATLTAPAEARTEARPAYKVTFPRVLRAEWSKFLSLRSTWITLGISLLLLVGIGVMSAYRYNPADLHGPGADAKDAVTIALRSSELAQLALGVLGVLLTAGEYTTGMIRSTLTAVPKRLPVLWSKLLVAFGAVIVVATVGAFASFLGGMGFLSGKPAALSLDASGVLRCLFGAGLYLALVTVFGAALGMLVRSVAGGISLLIGTLMLFPIVLDILPSSWNTNITPYLPGEAGQQIFKLHTYSGALSPGTGLWVFAAWVAVAVAGAAYRLVRSDS; encoded by the coding sequence ATGAGCGCGACCCTGACGGCACCCGCCGAGGCGCGGACCGAGGCCAGGCCGGCCTACAAGGTGACCTTCCCGCGCGTCCTGCGCGCGGAGTGGTCCAAGTTCCTCTCGCTGCGCTCGACCTGGATCACGCTCGGGATCTCCCTGCTGCTCCTGGTCGGCATCGGGGTCATGTCGGCGTACCGCTACAACCCGGCCGACCTGCACGGGCCCGGCGCGGACGCCAAGGACGCGGTCACCATCGCGCTGCGCAGCAGCGAGCTGGCCCAGCTGGCGCTCGGCGTGCTCGGCGTGCTGCTCACCGCCGGCGAGTACACGACCGGCATGATCCGCTCGACGCTCACCGCGGTGCCCAAGCGCCTCCCGGTGCTCTGGTCGAAGCTGCTGGTCGCCTTCGGCGCCGTGATCGTCGTCGCGACGGTCGGCGCGTTCGCGTCCTTCCTGGGCGGTATGGGCTTCCTGTCCGGCAAGCCGGCCGCGCTGTCGCTCGACGCGAGCGGCGTGCTGCGCTGCCTGTTCGGCGCGGGTCTCTACCTCGCGCTGGTCACCGTCTTCGGTGCGGCCCTGGGCATGCTGGTCCGCTCGGTGGCGGGCGGCATCTCGCTGCTGATCGGCACGCTGATGCTGTTCCCGATCGTGCTGGACATCCTGCCCAGCAGCTGGAACACCAACATCACCCCGTACCTGCCGGGCGAGGCGGGCCAGCAGATCTTCAAGCTGCACACCTACTCCGGCGCGCTCAGCCCCGGCACGGGCCTGTGGGTGTTCGCCGCGTGGGTCGCCGTCGCGGTGGCCGGGGCGGCGTACCGTTTGGTCCGTTCCGACAGCTGA
- a CDS encoding YhgE/Pip domain-containing protein, with the protein MSDRITRRRPFRALSLGSLELRRFRRGSLPRAAVVAVALLPLLYGALYIWSFWDPYGNFDKLPVAVVDLDRGAQVDGKPMNAGRDLTTQLLDRHTFDWHEVSPARADEGLRKGDYYMTLTIPADFTGKLASSSGDHPEDGLLQARSNDSNSYLSGIIARTAFSEIRAASSSSTVRGYLDQIYVSFGDLHDQTLKAAGGAGELADGAHSAQSGAQQLSDGLRQAHSGSRSLSEGLNRLQAGAAQAAAGTAQLDRLVHSVADPLTPTLRSRAGDIRQAAQAVSLAAGAVQQIATDLPATTAQAVRDAKAAEQQLSQVQAAQCANPAATPVAGECDALRLAVQAARQTVQAATSVDGAVAADRGRLAQLAADAGTVRGYADRLAKDAPYLADQVDAQVAKIDRLDAGVAQLSSGSARLATGAQSLDAGLGTLVGGADRLSGGLYQLGGGADQLAGSLHDGAARIPDYSAQDRAERTGVMSDPVQLALGTLNKAANYGTGLSSYFIPLALWVGMMIAYMLLRPLNARLLSANIPAWRAALAGWLPAVAIGVAQVAALLAVLHFALGLELVRTAGTIGFLLLTTASFAAVLQCVNAVFGTRGRVIGLALLMLQLTSAGGTYPVQTSPGFFGAIHPYLPMTWVVGGLRRLISGGDLTVVWQGAGVLGAFLVASLALTTWAAGRRRVWTVASLHPELVL; encoded by the coding sequence ATGAGTGACAGGATCACCCGGCGGCGGCCGTTCCGCGCGCTGTCGCTGGGCTCGCTGGAGCTGCGCCGCTTCCGGCGCGGTTCGCTGCCGCGTGCCGCCGTCGTCGCCGTGGCCCTGCTGCCGCTGCTCTACGGCGCGCTGTACATCTGGTCGTTCTGGGACCCGTACGGCAACTTCGACAAACTGCCGGTCGCCGTCGTCGACCTGGACCGGGGCGCGCAGGTCGACGGGAAGCCGATGAACGCGGGGCGCGACCTGACGACCCAGCTGCTGGACCGGCACACCTTCGACTGGCACGAGGTGAGCCCCGCCCGCGCGGACGAGGGGCTGCGCAAGGGCGACTACTACATGACGCTCACCATCCCCGCCGACTTCACCGGCAAGCTCGCCTCCAGCAGCGGCGACCACCCCGAGGACGGGCTGCTCCAGGCCCGCAGCAACGACTCCAACAGCTATCTGAGCGGCATCATCGCGCGGACCGCCTTCTCCGAGATCCGCGCCGCCAGCTCCAGCAGCACCGTGCGCGGCTACCTCGACCAGATCTACGTCTCCTTCGGCGACCTGCACGACCAGACCCTGAAGGCCGCGGGCGGCGCGGGAGAGCTCGCCGACGGTGCGCACAGCGCGCAGAGCGGGGCGCAGCAGCTGTCCGACGGACTCAGGCAGGCCCACTCGGGCAGCCGGTCGCTCAGCGAGGGGCTGAACCGGCTGCAGGCGGGCGCGGCCCAGGCCGCCGCGGGCACCGCGCAGTTGGACCGGCTGGTGCACAGCGTGGCCGACCCGCTCACCCCGACGCTGCGCAGCCGGGCCGGGGACATCCGGCAGGCGGCGCAGGCGGTCTCCCTCGCCGCGGGCGCGGTGCAGCAGATCGCCACCGACCTGCCGGCGACCACCGCGCAGGCGGTGCGCGACGCGAAGGCCGCCGAGCAGCAGCTTTCCCAGGTGCAGGCCGCACAGTGCGCGAACCCCGCCGCCACGCCGGTCGCGGGAGAGTGCGACGCGCTCAGGCTCGCCGTCCAGGCGGCGCGGCAGACCGTGCAGGCGGCCACCTCCGTCGACGGCGCGGTCGCGGCCGACCGGGGACGGCTGGCCCAACTCGCCGCCGACGCGGGCACGGTACGCGGCTACGCGGACCGGCTGGCCAAGGACGCCCCGTACCTCGCCGACCAGGTCGACGCCCAAGTGGCCAAGATCGACCGGCTCGACGCCGGGGTCGCCCAGCTGTCCTCCGGCAGCGCCCGGCTCGCCACCGGCGCGCAGAGCCTCGATGCCGGCCTGGGCACGCTCGTCGGCGGTGCGGACCGGCTCAGTGGTGGGCTCTACCAGCTCGGCGGCGGCGCGGACCAGCTGGCCGGCTCGCTGCACGACGGCGCGGCCCGGATCCCCGACTATTCCGCGCAGGATCGCGCGGAGCGGACCGGCGTGATGAGCGACCCGGTCCAGCTCGCCCTGGGCACCCTCAACAAGGCGGCCAACTACGGCACCGGGCTGTCGTCCTACTTCATCCCGCTCGCCCTCTGGGTCGGCATGATGATCGCCTACATGCTGCTGCGCCCGCTCAACGCCCGGCTGCTCTCGGCCAACATCCCCGCCTGGCGGGCGGCTCTGGCGGGCTGGCTGCCCGCGGTGGCCATCGGGGTCGCCCAGGTGGCGGCGCTGCTGGCGGTGCTGCACTTCGCACTCGGGCTGGAACTGGTCCGCACGGCGGGGACGATCGGGTTCCTGCTGCTGACGACCGCGAGCTTCGCGGCGGTGCTGCAGTGCGTCAACGCCGTGTTCGGCACCCGCGGCCGGGTCATCGGCCTGGCCCTGCTGATGCTGCAGCTGACCTCGGCGGGCGGCACCTATCCGGTGCAGACCAGCCCAGGGTTCTTCGGCGCGATCCACCCGTACCTGCCGATGACCTGGGTGGTCGGCGGGCTGCGGCGGCTGATCAGCGGTGGGGACCTGACCGTGGTGTGGCAGGGCGCGGGCGTGCTGGGCGCCTTTCTGGTCGCCTCGCTGGCGCTGACCACCTGGGCGGCCGGGCGGCGTCGGGTCTGGACCGTCGCCTCGCTCCACCCCGAGCTGGTGCTCTGA
- a CDS encoding ABC transporter ATP-binding protein: protein MGDYQGATVVAEGLTLRGPRGVVYQDVSFEAGPGQLVALVGDSGSGRTSLLLTVAGRMRPSAGQASVDGRPLPRRAGAVRRRVALGPVAGVNDLDGALTVEEHLTERLLLRAHGPGAARRVAAALAATGLDAADLPRRADTLTALQSFRTATAAALLSGPRVLAVDDVGDRLDAADRDTAWQALRALADAGLTVVATGREEPAIADVVVTLDRDGARGNVAGVGRDGADGAGGSGDETDGADRTDEGGDENE, encoded by the coding sequence ATGGGCGACTACCAGGGCGCCACCGTCGTCGCGGAGGGGCTGACCTTGCGCGGACCGCGCGGCGTCGTCTACCAGGACGTCAGTTTCGAGGCCGGGCCAGGGCAGTTGGTCGCCCTCGTGGGCGACAGCGGGTCGGGGCGGACCAGTCTGCTGCTGACCGTGGCCGGACGGATGCGACCGAGTGCGGGCCAGGCGTCCGTCGACGGGCGGCCGCTGCCGCGCCGGGCGGGGGCGGTGCGGCGGCGGGTCGCGCTCGGACCGGTCGCGGGGGTGAACGATCTCGACGGCGCGCTGACCGTCGAGGAGCACCTGACCGAGCGCCTGCTGCTGCGTGCCCACGGCCCCGGCGCAGCTCGGCGGGTCGCGGCCGCCCTGGCCGCGACCGGGCTCGACGCCGCGGATCTCCCCCGGCGCGCGGACACGTTGACCGCGCTGCAGTCCTTCCGCACCGCGACCGCGGCCGCGCTGCTGAGCGGGCCGCGGGTGCTGGCCGTCGACGACGTGGGCGACCGGCTCGACGCGGCCGACCGCGACACGGCCTGGCAGGCCCTGCGCGCGCTGGCGGACGCGGGCCTGACCGTGGTGGCCACCGGCCGTGAGGAGCCGGCGATCGCCGACGTGGTGGTCACGCTGGACCGCGACGGGGCGCGCGGGAACGTCGCCGGAGTCGGCCGGGACGGCGCGGACGGCGCGGGCGGATCGGGCGATGAGACGGACGGGGCGGACCGGACGGACGAGGGCGGGGACGAGAATGAGTGA
- a CDS encoding sensor histidine kinase encodes MDISTDPLWDHPVARGWLRVRAFDRAHPQVLDSCIALFVLLVGLADLFRGGGEHHELFGQRAVAVWVIPLTAAAQALPLVWRRRRPWLVVWVVLAVCAVQWAFGVAARSDISLMIALYGAARYLPPKRLPWIAAGVLPCCAVLAWRVQPLSRQPWAGLFFVSCAAVAAAALGLAGRIRQAQLAALADRAATLEVEREQREQLAAATERARVSRELHDIVGHSLAIIIGLADGGAAQAELRPERGPEVLRIIAAAGRESLGELRRTLGALRAELPDEEGETATPPELHPQPGAADLGALCERIRAAGPTVTWTSSGDTAALPAGLQLAVYRIVQEALTNCLKHAGPRTDVHVSVAADARAGEVRVSVDDSGPDREGRESSDLPPTGRPAGHGLIGIRERAALAGGSASAGPRPGGGWSVRAVLPFTATLGPRGLARHHLDTTGGDSEERQQ; translated from the coding sequence ATGGACATCAGCACCGATCCCCTCTGGGACCATCCGGTCGCCCGGGGCTGGCTGCGGGTGCGCGCGTTCGACCGCGCGCACCCGCAGGTGCTCGACTCCTGCATCGCGCTGTTCGTGCTGCTGGTGGGCCTCGCCGACCTTTTCAGGGGCGGCGGTGAGCATCACGAGCTGTTCGGGCAGCGCGCGGTCGCGGTGTGGGTGATCCCGCTGACCGCCGCCGCGCAGGCGCTGCCGCTGGTGTGGCGGCGCAGGCGGCCGTGGCTGGTCGTCTGGGTGGTGCTGGCCGTGTGCGCGGTGCAGTGGGCGTTCGGGGTGGCGGCGCGCAGTGACATCAGCCTGATGATCGCCCTGTACGGCGCGGCCAGGTACCTGCCGCCGAAGCGGCTGCCGTGGATCGCCGCGGGCGTGCTGCCGTGCTGCGCGGTGCTCGCCTGGCGGGTCCAGCCACTGTCGCGGCAGCCGTGGGCGGGTCTCTTCTTCGTCAGCTGCGCGGCGGTGGCCGCGGCCGCGCTGGGGCTGGCCGGACGGATCCGGCAGGCACAGCTGGCGGCGCTCGCCGACCGGGCGGCGACGCTGGAGGTCGAGCGGGAGCAGCGCGAGCAGCTCGCGGCGGCGACCGAGCGGGCGAGGGTCTCGCGCGAGCTGCACGACATCGTCGGGCACAGTCTGGCGATCATCATCGGGCTGGCCGACGGCGGCGCCGCCCAGGCCGAGCTGCGACCCGAGCGTGGCCCCGAGGTGCTGCGGATCATCGCGGCGGCGGGCCGTGAGTCGCTGGGCGAGCTGCGGCGTACCCTCGGCGCGCTGCGCGCCGAACTGCCGGACGAAGAGGGCGAGACGGCGACACCCCCTGAGCTGCACCCGCAGCCGGGCGCCGCCGATCTGGGCGCGCTGTGCGAGCGGATCAGGGCGGCCGGGCCGACCGTCACCTGGACCAGTTCGGGCGACACGGCCGCGCTGCCGGCCGGCCTGCAGCTGGCGGTCTACCGGATCGTCCAGGAGGCGCTGACCAACTGCCTCAAGCACGCGGGCCCGCGCACCGACGTGCACGTCTCGGTGGCCGCGGACGCCCGCGCGGGCGAGGTCAGGGTGTCCGTGGACGACAGCGGGCCGGACCGGGAGGGGCGGGAGTCCAGCGACCTGCCGCCCACCGGCCGGCCCGCGGGTCACGGGCTGATCGGCATCCGCGAGCGCGCCGCACTGGCCGGCGGCAGCGCCTCGGCCGGGCCGCGTCCGGGCGGCGGCTGGTCGGTCCGCGCGGTGCTGCCCTTCACGGCTACGCTCGGACCACGGGGACTCGCGCGGCACCACCTCGACACCACCGGGGGCGACTCTGAGGAGCGGCAGCAGTGA